Below is a genomic region from Lysobacter terrestris.
GTGTTCGGCCCTGGGCAGTCGGCGCGCCGCGGCTTCGGCATCATTCCCACCGCGTTCGATTGCGCGCTGCACGGCACGCCCCTGTCGATCTGGGACGGCTCGACGGTGCGCGATTACCTGTACGTCGACGACCTTCTGGACCTGTGCGCCGCGACGATCGCGCATTCGTTCGAGCCGGGCGCGCATGTCTTCAATGCCGCGTTCGGTGAAGGCGTCACACTCGACGCGCTGATCGACAGGATCGACGCCGTCACCGGCCGCCCGATCGAACGTCGCTACGAAACCGCGCGCCGCGTCGACGTCCACACCATCACAGCCGACACCACCGCCGCGCGTTCTGCCTTCGGCTGGTCGCCCGCCATCGATCTCGACGAAGGCCTGCATCGCACATGGCAGTGGTATTCCACCCAGGCCTGAACGCTCCTGCGCATCCGCGCGTCTCCGTGTGCATCGCCAACTTCGACGGCGAGGCGCTGCTGCCTGCGTGCATCGACTCGCTGCTGACGCAAGCGACCGGCGCCGCGATCGAGATCCTCGTCCACGACGACTGCTCGCGCGACCGCTCGGTGATGCTGCTGCGCGAACGCTACCCACAGGTGCACCTCATCGCCTCCGACGAGAACGTTGGCTTCTGCATCGGCAACAACCGCATGGTCGCGCGCGCCCGCGGCGACTACGTGCTGCTGCTGAACAACGACGCGGCGCTGGCGCCCGACGCGATCGCCCGACTGCTCGAGATGGCCGAACTGATGGGGCGGCCTGCGATCCTCACGCTGCCGCAGCTCGACTGGGACACCGGCGCGCTGGTGGATCGCGGCTGCCTGCTGGATCCGTTCTTCAACCCAATCCCGAACCTCGACCCGGTGCGCGACGACGTCGCCTACGTGATCGGCGCGTGCCTGTGGTGCCCACGCGGCGCGTGGCACGCGCTCGGCGGGTTCCCGGAGTGGATGGAGTCGATCGGCGAAGACCTGTACCTGTGCGGCCTCGCACGCATGCGCGGCATGCCGGTACGCGCGCTGCATGAAAGCCATTACCGCCATCGCCAAGGCGCGACGTTCGGCGGCAACCGCGCGAACGCAGGCCTGCGCACGTCCATCAAGCGCCGCCGCCTGAGCGAGCGCAACAAGACGCGCGCACTGATCGTGCTGACGCCGGGCGTCTTCGCGTGGTTTCTGCTTGCGCTGCACGTGCCCGCGCTGCTGCTCGAAGGCCTCGCGCTGTCGGTGCTGCGCCGCGACGCCGCCTTGCTGCGCGAGATCTACCTCCCCGCCATCGTCACGCCGTTCCGCGAATGGCGCATGCTGCGCGCGCGTCGCAACGAGGTGCAGGCCACGCGCACGATCTCCGTCTTCCGCTGGTTTTCCACCGTGCGCTGGCAGTTGCGCAAGGTGGCGATGCTCGCGAAGTACGGCGTGCCTACGGTGCGGTGAGGCCGGCCACCGCGTCGGGCGTGGCGAAGATGTAGTTGAACGTACCCGAGTCCGTGCGCCGCGCCGCCCACCACGCTTCCACGCGTTCGCGCGGCACGCGCCGCGGCGTCGCTTCGGCCGTGTACGCCTCGTAGCCGTTGTCCCAGAACGTCTGGAACACCTGCAGGAAGTCCGGGTTGAAGCCGTCTGGGTGGAATTCGTGCAGGCACACTTCGAGCAGCCACATCGGGCGCACGCCGCGGCGCAGCGTCACCTGCGCGCCCTGCAGCACGCCTAGCTCCGCGCCTTCGACGTCGATCTTGACCAGCAGCCGCTCGTTGTCGAAACGGCCGGCCAGCAGATTGTCGAGTGTCGCCACCGCGACCGTCTGGCTGTGGCGCGACGAATAGCCGGCCCAGTTCTTCAGCAGCGACGCCGACGGACCAGACGCACCGTACAGCGTCAGCAATCCCGGCGATGCGGCGAGCGCGACGGGCATGACTTCCGCGTTGCGCTCCCAACCGTTGCTGATCAGGTTCTGGTACAGGCTGCGCAGGTTGCGCGGTTGCGGTTCGATCGCCATCACGCCGCGCCCATTCTGCAGCGCCAGGCACGTGTAGTAACCGAGGTTGGCGCCCACGTCGATGAAACGGTCCACGCGCTGCAGCAGTTGCGCGAGCAGCGCGGTTTCCTCCGGTTCGAACGTGCCGTTGCGCATCTGTTCGTACGCCGGGTGCAGGCCCGCGTGGAGCTTGAAGCCGAGCGGCGTCACCGTCTCGCGCGTGCGCGTCCACACCAGCGCCCCCCAGTTGTCGCGGAACACGTGCCACTTCCAGCGCGCCCAGTGGTACGCGCGCTTGGCCGCCGGAAACTTGTTGGCCTGGCGTTTGACGAAGGCGAGCATCGCGTCAGTCCCGGGGCGTGCGTGGCCCCGAAGCGGGCACCGCTTCGAGCACGATCTGGATGGCGAAGAGGCTAGGCCACGCGCGGCCGAGCCAGCGAAGAGGTTCGCGCACGAACCACGGATGCTTGTGCAGACCGACGTAGCCGTCGATGCGCACCACGCGCAGGCCGGCGCCTTCGACCAGCTGCACCATCGTGCGTTTGGTGAAGAAGCGCAGGTGCGTGCGATCGAGGATGCCGTAGTCCCTGTAGTCCCACCGGCCCAGCAAATGCGTCAGGCGATTCACCGCGAACGCGATATTGGGCAGCGACAGCAGCGCACGCCCGCCGGGCTTGAGCCGGGGCACCAGCGCGGCGAGCACTTGATCGGGATGCATGGTGTGCTCGAGCACGTCGCCGAACAGGAGGAAGTCGTAGGTGCGGCCGTCGGCATCCGGCACGCCGCGGTCGAGGTCGCCGACGTCGACGCGTCGGTAACCGTTCTCGCGGGCGTGTTGCGCTTGTTCGGCGTCGCGCTCGATGCCATCGACCGTGGCGTTGGCGTCGCGGATCAGCGCGCGCCCCAGGGTGCCGTTCCAGCAGCCTACGTCGAGCACCTCCGGTCGCCCGCCATGCGCGCGCACGGTGCGAACGAACACCGGGTTCGCGTGCGCGTACACATCGACATGCGCGTCGGTCATGGCAGCACCTTGCGCGGCACGCCGAGCGCATCGGCCGTGGCGTCGAGGAAGGCGAGCCCGTGTTTCTGGTCGGGTTCCAGGTGGCAGCCTTCCGCCCATTCGTTCCAGGCGTTGAGGAACACCAGGCGCTCATCGGGCGCGCGCGCAGCGACGCGCGACACGGCATCGTCGAGCCAGCGCTTGTACTGCGCGCTATCGTGGTTCTCGATGATCGTCGCCGACGTGCGGCGCACCGCGTTGTCCCAGCTCGGGAAGACGATCGGATACGTCGTCGGTTCCAACGGGTCGCGCGCCACGCGGCCCGACACGTATGCCGCGTAGTCGACGACGGTGTTTAGGTTGCGATTGCCGAGGAACCGGCTATTGCGCAGTGCGTCGTACCAGCGCGCCGGCAGCAAGCGTTGCAGCAGCGAGACCGCATGGCCGGTCGCGTTCTTCGACGCGGGGAAGTGTTTGCGGTTGGGTTCGAACTCCACCACGCCATCGAACCCCAGCGCGCGGATGCCCGCCGCGTCCAGCGTCGAGAAGCCGGTGCGCATGCCGCAGAAATACGGCGACGCCACGCCGGCATCGACGCACGCCTGCCGCCAGCGCGCCAGCAGCGCCGTCGCATCGGGCAACGACTCGGGCAGGTAGACCAGGAACAGCGGCCGCCCATCCACACGCACGTAGCGCGGGTCGCGGAACGCGTCGATCAGCCACGCGATGTGCGCGGCATCGTCCGCATCGCCGTAGTCCTGAGCGATCAGCACGTCATGATCGCGCCCGCTCCACGCGCGCGACCAGGTCTGGTTGGCCCAGCAGAAACAGAACGGGAAATCCGGTTCGCCCGACGCCAGCACCTCGTCAATGGGGCGATGCAGCAACCGCTTGCCCTTGAACCAGTAGTGGTAATAGCAGAATGCCTCGATGCCGGCCGCGCGCGCCATGCTCGCCTGCGCTTGCCGCGTTTCCGGCACGCGCAGGTCGTAGAAGCCCAAGTCCGCCGGCAGATGCGGCTGGTAGTGCCCGGCGAAGCGCGGCTTGCCGGTGACCACGTTGGTCCACTCGGTAAAGCCGGCGCCCCACCACGCGTCATTCTCCGGAATCGGATGGAACTGCGGCAGATAGAACGCGATCGCGCGTGCGCGCGGCGCGTCCTGCGGCGGCGACGCATGCATCGTCACGCGGGCGCGCCCGAGACGAGAGCCTGCAACTCGGGCAACGGGAACACAAGCGTGCGGCCCGCGTATGCCGGGTTGGCGAGGAAGTGGCGGCGGAAATGCCACGGCAGCACGAGGTGGTAGTCGTGGCCGTGCGCGAGCACGTCCGACTCCGGCGCGATCGGCAGGTACGTACCCGGCGTCATCGCGCCGAACTTGTCGGGGTTCACTTCGCCGACTTCCGCGATGTCGTCGGTGGTGATGCCGCAGTACTGCAGCAGCACGTTGCCCTTGGTCGAGGCACCGAGCGCTGCGATGGACTTGCCCTCCGCCCTGGCGCACTCGATGAAGGCGCGCAGGCCGTCGCGCGATTGCGCGGTGCGGCGTGCAAAATCCTCGAACGGCGCAAGCGTGTCCAGCCCCGCGGCGCGCTCCTCAGCGAGCACACGCGCTACCACGGGGCTCTCGGCCATGCCCGATGTCGACTTGGCCGCCGTGACCGAGAAGCTCCCGCCGTTGACGTCGTTGAACTCGAGATCGACGATCGTGAAGCCCACGCGGTCCGCCATCCATTTCACCTGCCTGAGCGCGTAGTACTCCAGGTGTTCATGGCAGACAGTGTCGTACGACAGGGCGTCGAGCATCGTCGGCATGTAGCTCTGTTCGAACACCCACACGCCATCGTCGGCGAGCACGTCGTGCACGTCGCGCATGAAAGCCATCGGGGCTTCGAGATCGTAAAACATCGAGAACGAGGTCAGCACGCGCACGCGCTTGCCCGGGCGCACCTTGCGCAGCGTATCGGCGGTGAAGAAATCCGCGCACAGGTCGACGTGCGGCTTGTAGTACTGGCGGAACTTGGCGCCGGTGGGATCGATGCCAAGCAGATCGGCACCGAGCGATTCCGGGTATGCGCCGAGCGTCGTGCCGTCGTTGGCGCCGACATCGACGACGAGATCGCCTTCGCGCAGGGATACCAGGCGCAGCACGCGTTCGACCTTCGCATGCAGGTGCCGCACCATGCTTGCGTTGAGCCCGGAGCGGTAGCCGTAGTTGTCGCCGTACATCTCGCCGAGGTCGTACGAATGCGCCAACTGCAACAGGCCGCAGCCGTCCTTGTCGAAGCACTTCACCAGCCGCAGCGGGCCGGTGGTCACCTGCGCATCGCGCGAACGCGGGAACACGCCGGTCAGCATCTGCTCGCCGAGGTCGAGGACCTGCTCGAGATGCGTGTTGCCGCAGATGCGGCAGCGGTCGAGGGCTTGCGTCATGACATCGAATCCTTGGCAGCGAGCGACGCGATCGACGCGTCGACCATCAGGCGCACGAGCGCCTCGAAATCCTTCGTGGGCCGCCACCCGAGGCGGTCGCGGGCCCTGGCGGCATCGCCGACCAGCGGGCCGCGGGCGTCGTGGCGCAGGTCGGCCGCGTTGTCCTTCACCCAGTCGCGATAGTCGAGGCCCGCATGGGAGAACGCAACCTCGCAGAACTCACGCACCGAATGCAGCTGGCCGGTGGCGACGACGTAGTCGTCCGCCCGGTCCTGCGCCAGCATCAGGCGCATCGCCCGCACGTAATCGGGCGCGTAGCCCCAGTCGCGCCGGGCTTCGAGATTGCCCAGGGGCAACGGTTCGCGGTCGCCAGCATGGATCCGCGCGACTGCGTCGGCGATCTTGCGCGTGACGAAGGCCGGTCCGCGGCGCGGGCTCTCGTGGTTGTAGAGGATAGCCGAGCAGGCGAATGCGCCATGCCGCTCGCGGCAGGCGCGGATCGCGGTGTGGGCGAACAGCTTCGCGGCGCCATAGGGACTCTGCGGCCGGAACGGCGTGGTTTCGTGTTGCGGCGCGTCGACGGGGTCGCCGAACATCTCGCTGCTCGAGGCCTGGCAGAAGCGGATCAAGGAATCGGTCTCGACGATTGCCTGCAGCATGCGGGCAACGGCGATGCCGTTGAATTCCCCGATCGCGACGGCATCGTCGTACATGCCGGCGCCAGTCGAGAAGGCGGCGAGGTTGTAGAAGGCGGCGGGACGCAACGACTGCAACAGCCCGCGCAGCGCGGCCACGTCGGCGAAATCCCACTCGGCGTACTCGACGCCGTCGACGCGTCGCACGGGCGCTGTGCGCCCCTTGCGCAACAGCCCGACAACGGCATGCCCTTCCTCGCGCAACTGCTCGGCGAGGTAGCTGCCGTCCTGCCCGCTGATGCCGGTGATGAGGATCGTGGCCATCTCAGTAGCCCGCCGACCGCGCGACGGCGCGCGCCACGAACGTCGCGTGCGGGCTGCGCGAGAGGTCGTAGATGTTCATGCGCGCATGGCGCGCGAACAGGCCGCAATACAGGCTCGACAGCGCGTTGGCGAAGCGTGGCGGCATCCAGGCAATCGTGCGCGACAGCAGTCGCTTCGTGGTCGTCATCGGACAGGCCGCGAGGTAGCGATCGTACTCTCCGCGCGCATAGCCGCCGATGCTCCGGTACAGCAACAGCTTCTGGGGTTGCCGCCACGGTTCGCGCGCGCAGATGCGCGCCTTCGCGGCTTCGGATACGCCTGCGAACGACCAGACGAGCGACGGCCACTTGAACATCCAGATCTCGAACCCGCGCGGCGTCCACATCGCATTGCCGTAACGGATCGTTATCAGCGGCTTGGCGATGACGCGGGTGCGCGGCGTGCGCGACTGGAAGATCACGCCGACGTGCACGAACAACGAACCGTAGTACGCAGCGCGATCGCGCGCGATCCAGAAGCTGCGCAGGATGACGACGCAGCCGATGAAACTCAGCGCATGCGCGGTGTCGACGAGCAGGCGGTCGGCGTCTGCCGGCGCGTATTCGACGTCGTCCTGCTTGGCGACGAGTGCGCCGCGCAGGGTGCCACCGAAATCGATCGTGCGCACTTCGGTATTGACGATCACCAGTTCGACGTTGCCATCCAATGCGGCCAGGACGCGATCGACGGCGCCTGGTTTCAACAGGTCGTCGTCCGTCATCAGCCAGCAGTACTCGCCGCGCGCGTGCGAGACGGCGAGATCGTAGTCCTGGTCGACGCCGGACGCCTTCGGCAGGCGCACGTAGCTCACGCGGGCATCGGCGGCAACGTATCGGCCGACGACGACTTGCGTGTCGTCCTTCGATGCGCCGTCGACGATCACCAGCTCGACGTCGTCGCGCAGCTGGCCGACGATCGTGTCGAGTGTCTCGCCGATGTACGCGCCGCGATTGAGGGTCGCGATGCAGATGGACAACCTCGGCTGCATCACACCTGCTCGAGCGGCTGGTCGGCGATGAGCGCGAACTGGCCCGCGTGATCGCGGCCCTGCGCGCGCAGCTGGTAGCGGTTTTCCGCGAAGGCGAGGCCCTTTACGCCATCGACGAACCCGGCGTTGAAATGCGCCGGATCGACGAAGAACGCATTCACTCCATTGGCATCGACCGTGATGAAGCGGTAGCCGCGTCGCGCGAAGAACGTCTTCCACCCGCCGACGGACACGCCGTAGTACAGCAGCGAGGGGTGCGCGGTCGCGCGGCGGAAGTCGGCGGTGTACTTCGACGCGATGCTGCGCTCCGGGCCGAACGCCGAGTTGTATTCCACCGACACGATCTTCGGTCGGAAGCCGCGATCGAACAGCGCGTTGGCGATGTGGTAGTCGTTGCCGTCGATGTCGAGGGAGAACACGTCCGGGTCGCGGTGCGGCGCCTTCGCCAGGATCGCGTCCACCGACTCGAGGGTGACGAACATCGGCACGCATTGGCTGCCGATGCTGTAACGCGCGACGTTGCGGCGCGCGCGCGCCGATTGGCGCGGGTCGCCTTCGATCATCAGGCCTTCGTAGCCGGCGGTAGTGAGCAGCCAGCTGCTGTTGTTCTCGGTGCCGTCGGCCGCGCCGATCTCGACGACGCAGCGATTGGCGGATGCCAGCTGGCGGCGCAGCACGTCGATGATCCCGTCCTCGCCGTTCTGGCTGAAGCCCGAGAACTCCCACGTGGCGGGGTCCCGCAGGTCGACCTGTCGCGAAAGCATCGAAGCGCCGCCCTTCGCGAGCGCGATCGCGACGCGCTGGCGATCCTTGTAGTCGATCAGGTAGTCGATGGCCCTGCCCAGCATCCCCACGCTCCAATCAAGAAAGGCCGTGCCCGGCGGGCGTCGGACGGCCGAGCGCCATGTCGATGACGCGGCGGAATTCCCGGGGCGCGAACGTCCCGGCGACGCCAAGTCCGATCCCCGCGAGCGCGGCGAGTCCGCCGATCCCCGCGGCCACCCATGGGCCGACCGCGAGCGTGCGGGAAATCCACGCGCCAAGCAACGCTGGCAGCAGCGTGGCCATCAAGGGCACCGCTACATTGCGCGTGAGCCATGGCCAACCTGCGAAGGCCATCACCTTGCGCCCGGTCAGCCACGTTCCGAGTAGCACGTAGAGCACACCGAGGATCGCCCACGCCCAGGCGCCGCCGAGCGCGCCGAATCGCATCGCCAGCAGGATCACCAGCGGCAGCATCACGAGGAGCAGGACCAGCGTGGTGAAGAAGGCCAGCCTGGGCTTGCCTGCGGCCAGCTGCAGCGTGTAGGGGAAATACATGATGCCGGTGAGCGACATGCCGATCGCCAGCCACGCGACCAGGGGCGCAACATCCGCCGACAGCGCGGGATTGCGCAACCAGATGTCGAGCAGGGCCCCCGCCTGGAACACGAGCAGGAAGGCGAGCGCGAAGAGCGCCGTGGCGAACAGCCGGGTGCCCGCGTCGTAGAGATATTCGAGCGACACGATGTCGCCGCGCGCGAACAACGCAGAAAACTTGGGGAAAAGCGCGCTGAACAGCGGCGTGGTCAGCACCTGCAGGCCGCTGACGACCAGCGTGGCGAGCACGTAATGGCCGAACGTCGCGAGGTCGAGCGTGCGGCTCAGCACGAGCTTGTCGACCTGCGTCAGCAGGAGGCCGCCGATCGCCACGCCCCCCATCCACGCGGAGAAATGCCATACCCGTTTCAGATCGCCGAAGTCGTAGGGCGCGCCGCGTTCCCCCACCGCCCGCCGCGCGAGCACGTGCAACACGATCGCTTGCAGCAACCCGAAGCCTGCTTGTACGACGAAGAACGCCTGGATGCTGCGCACGCCCCAGGCGAGCACCGCAATGGTGGTGAATGCGGCGCATATGTTGATTGTCATGCTCGTCGCGGCCGAACGCGCGAGCCGGTGGGCACCGACCAGCGCGCCGTGGTACAGGCTGATGGGCCAGCGGCAGGCGAGATTCACGCCCATCAGTGCAACAGCCTGGGCGACGGCCGCGTCGGGCAGGGCTTTCGCCTGCAGCCAGTGCGCGCCGATCCACGGCGCGATCGACGCGACGATGGCGGCGATCGCGACCGCGACACCGACGTACACCACGCCGAGCGTGCGCAGCAGCGAGGCCGAGCGGCGTTGCTGGCCGGTTTCCGCGCCGTGCGCGATTTCGCGGCTGACCGTCGGCGCCAAGCCGAGATCGAGCACCTGCAGCACGGTCTGCAGCGTCGCGTAGAAGCCGATCAGGCCGTACGCCTCCATGCCGAGGAAGCGCAGGTAGAACGGCAGCGCGATGAGGTTGATCAGCACGACGACGACCGAGTTGGCCATCCCCGCCGCCATGTTCCGCGCCAGGCGCATGCGCGTTACTCGTTGAAGTCGTCGGCGCGGTAGCCGTGCTGCGTGATCAAGGCGTCGCGCTGCGCGGCATGTAGGTCGGCCTGCGCCATTTCGCGCACGAGGTCGTCGAAACCGATCGTCGCCGACCAGCCGAGCTCGCGCTTCGCCTTGGATGCATCGCCCAGCAGCGTGTCGACTTCCGAAGGGCGGAAGTAGCGCGGATCGATCGCGACGATCACCCGCCCTTCGCCGTCGACGCCCTGCTCGTCCAGGCCGCTGCCGCGCCAGGTGAGGTCGATGTCCAGCTCGCGCGCGACCGCCGTGACGAACTCCCGCACGCTGTATTGGTGCCCCGAGGCGATCACGTAATCGCTCGGATTGTCCTGCTGCAGGATCAGCCATTGCGCGACGACGTAGTCGCGCGCGTGGCCCCAGTCGCGCTTGGCGTCGAGATTGCCCAGGTACAGGCACGGCTGCAGCCCGAGCTTGATACGTGCCAGCCCGCGCGTGATCTTGCGGGTGACGAAGTTCTCGCCGCGCACCGGCGACTCATGGTTGAACAGGATGCCGTTGCTCGCGTGGATGCCGTGTGCTTCGCGGTAGTTCACCGTGATCCAGTACGCGTAGAGCTTGGCGGCCGCGTACGGCGAGCGCGGGTAGAACGGCGTCGTCTCGCGCTGCGGGACCTCCTGCACCATGCCGTACATCTCGGAGGTGGAGGCCTGGTAGAAGCGCGTGCGGTCGCGCATGCCAAGGATGCGGATCGCTTCGAGCAGGCGCAGCGTGCCAAGCGCGTTGGTGTCGGCGGTATATTCGGGCTGTTCGAACGACACCGCGACGTGGCTCTGCGCGGCGAGGTTGTAGACTTCGTCCGGCTGCGTCTGCTGCATGATGCGGATCAGGCTCGACGAATCGGTCACGTCGCCGTGGTGCAGGAAGAACCGGACGCCGGCCTCGTGCGGATCGCGGTAGAGGTGGTCGATGCGCTTGGTGTTGAATGACGAAGCACGACGCTTTATTCCGTGAACTTCATATCCCTTCTCCAGCAAGAGCTCCGCAAGATAGGCGCCATCTTGCCCAGTGACGCCGGCAATCAATGCTCGCTTCACGTCAGAACCCATCCCGCCGATAGAGCAGACTTGTGATTTGCTCGGATATCAAGCCGATAAGGAAGATGATCACCGAGGCACTGAGCAAGAGCACACTCATGTTTGTGAAGCGGCCAGAGGTAATGAATGTCCATGCATAATGCCCTAACCCCGCTAGGAAGAAGGCCAACGAAACCGGGGCGAACAACTTCACGGGCGAGTACAGCGTTGCGATCTTGAAGATGATCAGCAGAAAGCGCACGCCGTCCTTTATCGGGCGGATGTGGCTGGCGGTTCCGACTCGCCGCGCTACCTGGATCGGAACGTAGGCTACTGGGTAGGCGCTACGGAAGAAGGCCATCGTCGAAGTGGTCGGGTAACTGAACCCGTTCGGCAGCAGGTACAGGAATTCCCTGAACCGGCTCGCGCGCACAGCCCTGAATCCAGAAGTGAGGTCGGCGATGCGATGACCGGTCATCCAACTGGCGATCCGGTTGTATAGGCCGTTGGCGACTCCCCGGCCGACATTGGCCTGGCCGGATGAACTCCGGGCGCCCACCGCCATGTCATACCCCTGCTCGAGCCGCTCCAGCAACTGGGGGATGTCTCCGGGATCGTGCTGGCCGTCCGCGTCCATGAACACAAGAACCTCGCCGGAGGCGGCCCGGGCCCCGCGCTTGATGGCCGCGCCATTGCCCATTGAATATGGGGACGAAAGCACCCGGACACCAAACCGGTGAGCCACCGTGGCAGTATCGTCGGTTGAACCGTCATCGATGACGAGGATTTCGGCGTCGGGCAGGAGGCTCGCCAGCTTGGGCAGTGTCCTGGCCAAGCCCTCCGATTCGTTCTTTGCCGGCAGGATCACCGAAATCTTCATGCGCACCCCCTAGAGACCGAAAGAGTAGCAGCACGGGGACTGTGCTCAGGGCACTCGTCACATCTTGCGTAACGAGCCCCGTACCCACTGGGCTCAGGTGCCCTCCGGGGCCATGATTGCGGTAAAGTCGGGACGGGGAAATGCCTGAGGGGCTTGAATCATGACCGCCAACCTGGTGGGAATTACCGGCATTGCCCGTCGCCTCGTTCTGGATGGAGCCCTTGAGGAACAGCCCGCACGCGATGCGATGACTGCGGCAACGGCCGAACGCAAGCCGATGTCGACTTACCTGGTCGAGAAGCGCCTGGTCACCCAAGCCCAACTCGCCGCGGCCAACTCGATCGAGTTCGGCGTCCCCCTCTTCGACGTCGCGGTCCTAGACCCGTCGCAGACCGCGATCAAGTTGGTCAGCGAGGAACTTGTCCGGAAGCACAACGTGCTCCCGATGTTCAAGCGGGGTAACCGCCTGTTCGTCGGCATCTCGGACCCGACCAACACCGTCGCGCTGGACGAGATCAAGTTCCAGAGCAACCTGGTGGTTGAAGCCATCCTTGTCGATGAAGACAAGATCCACCGGACCATAGAGCAGTGGCTTGCGACCGCGGACGCGCTCAACGACTCGATGGGCGACGACGAGGGGATGGAGAACCTTTCCACCTCGGGCGGCGACGACGACTTGGCGGCCGCCGGCGACTCTGGCGTCGATGCCAAGGGCGACGACACGCCCGTGGTCAAGTTCATCAACAAAGTACTGGTGGACGCCATCCGCAAGGGCGCGTCGGACATCCACTTCGAACCGTACGAGACCGATTACCGGGTGCGCCTGCGCATCGACGGCATCCTGAAGCAGGTGGCCAAGGTTCCGGTGAAGTTGCAGGCGCGCATCGCCGCGCGCCTGAAAGTCATGGCCCAGTTGGATATCGCCGAAAAGCGGGTGCCCCAGGACGGGCGCATCAAGCTCAACCTGTCCAAGACCAAGCAGGTGGACTTCCGCGTCAGCACCCTGCCCACGCTGTTCGGCGAGAAGGTCGTGCTGCGTATCCTCGACGGCGGCGCGGCCAAGCTGGGCATCGAAAAGCTCGGTTACGAAGCCGACCAGCAGAAGCTGTTCGTCGACGCCGCCGTCAAGCCCT
It encodes:
- a CDS encoding lipopolysaccharide biosynthesis protein, with translation MRLARNMAAGMANSVVVVLINLIALPFYLRFLGMEAYGLIGFYATLQTVLQVLDLGLAPTVSREIAHGAETGQQRRSASLLRTLGVVYVGVAVAIAAIVASIAPWIGAHWLQAKALPDAAVAQAVALMGVNLACRWPISLYHGALVGAHRLARSAATSMTINICAAFTTIAVLAWGVRSIQAFFVVQAGFGLLQAIVLHVLARRAVGERGAPYDFGDLKRVWHFSAWMGGVAIGGLLLTQVDKLVLSRTLDLATFGHYVLATLVVSGLQVLTTPLFSALFPKFSALFARGDIVSLEYLYDAGTRLFATALFALAFLLVFQAGALLDIWLRNPALSADVAPLVAWLAIGMSLTGIMYFPYTLQLAAGKPRLAFFTTLVLLLVMLPLVILLAMRFGALGGAWAWAILGVLYVLLGTWLTGRKVMAFAGWPWLTRNVAVPLMATLLPALLGAWISRTLAVGPWVAAGIGGLAALAGIGLGVAGTFAPREFRRVIDMALGRPTPAGHGLS
- a CDS encoding glycosyltransferase family 2 protein, translating into MKISVILPAKNESEGLARTLPKLASLLPDAEILVIDDGSTDDTATVAHRFGVRVLSSPYSMGNGAAIKRGARAASGEVLVFMDADGQHDPGDIPQLLERLEQGYDMAVGARSSSGQANVGRGVANGLYNRIASWMTGHRIADLTSGFRAVRASRFREFLYLLPNGFSYPTTSTMAFFRSAYPVAYVPIQVARRVGTASHIRPIKDGVRFLLIIFKIATLYSPVKLFAPVSLAFFLAGLGHYAWTFITSGRFTNMSVLLLSASVIIFLIGLISEQITSLLYRRDGF
- the gmd gene encoding GDP-mannose 4,6-dehydratase — translated: MGSDVKRALIAGVTGQDGAYLAELLLEKGYEVHGIKRRASSFNTKRIDHLYRDPHEAGVRFFLHHGDVTDSSSLIRIMQQTQPDEVYNLAAQSHVAVSFEQPEYTADTNALGTLRLLEAIRILGMRDRTRFYQASTSEMYGMVQEVPQRETTPFYPRSPYAAAKLYAYWITVNYREAHGIHASNGILFNHESPVRGENFVTRKITRGLARIKLGLQPCLYLGNLDAKRDWGHARDYVVAQWLILQQDNPSDYVIASGHQYSVREFVTAVARELDIDLTWRGSGLDEQGVDGEGRVIVAIDPRYFRPSEVDTLLGDASKAKRELGWSATIGFDDLVREMAQADLHAAQRDALITQHGYRADDFNE
- the pilB gene encoding type IV-A pilus assembly ATPase PilB, whose translation is MTANLVGITGIARRLVLDGALEEQPARDAMTAATAERKPMSTYLVEKRLVTQAQLAAANSIEFGVPLFDVAVLDPSQTAIKLVSEELVRKHNVLPMFKRGNRLFVGISDPTNTVALDEIKFQSNLVVEAILVDEDKIHRTIEQWLATADALNDSMGDDEGMENLSTSGGDDDLAAAGDSGVDAKGDDTPVVKFINKVLVDAIRKGASDIHFEPYETDYRVRLRIDGILKQVAKVPVKLQARIAARLKVMAQLDIAEKRVPQDGRIKLNLSKTKQVDFRVSTLPTLFGEKVVLRILDGGAAKLGIEKLGYEADQQKLFVDAAVKPYGMVLVTGPTGSGKTVSLYTALNILNNEERNISTVEDPVEIRVPGINQVQMNVKRGMTFAAALRSFLRQDPDVIMVGEIRDLETAEIAVKAAQTGHMVLSTLHTNDAPQTIARLMNMGVAPFNITSSVTLVIAQRLARRLHDCKREMSIPEHALLAEGFTHEEIAGGMKIYEAVGCPDCTEGYKGRTGIYQVMPMSEEIQAIVLEGGNAMKIAEAAQKSGVRDLRQSALLKVKNGVTSLAEINRVTKD